In the genome of Pelmatolapia mariae isolate MD_Pm_ZW linkage group LG4, Pm_UMD_F_2, whole genome shotgun sequence, the window CAGCTCACGCACGCGTGCGCGCTCGCAGATAAGCTAGTCGTGTCAGTTCTTCCCACACACTATCGCGCTGCAGGTCCTGAAACGTGTCTGTCGTAGCTACACCGCTACCCGTCCCccctgtattttttttgtttgttttttaattacgCAAACGCTTTTCATAacttcaaaaaaagaaagagagatatCACGTGACAAAAGTAGCGTAATTATGTAGGTTACTGAACTTTGAGgtagttttgttttgaatttcTGCCGCTTCCGAGTTCAAACGTGAGCACGTGTATGAAAGTGTCTAATTAAAATGACAGCTACTAACCTGAGTGTATAAAGCATTTTGGGCTTATATAAACTTTTGAACACACCATAATTCCCTCTGTTTTAAAGTCCATTACCTGTTTTAAGAAACACGCTTGTGTCTGcttgtttcctttttaaaagaatatccTGAAGGTTGTTTGCAACCTTTAAAAATCATTATAGGAAAGTTCTCTAAACGTATTCGTGTGAAATCTATGTGTTCTAAAGGTCATttgaattaaaaatatatacactaGCCATTTTATTACTTAAATGCCAAATCTGTATGAAGTGGATGGTGTGTTTGTGATAGAGCAGTAGAACAGTATTATCAGTTTGCTAAAGCTAAACTGTAAGCTAATATAACATTAGACCAACTAAAAAAATATGTGgcacataaaacacaaaacacagtaacatggaaATGTCTTTGTTCTTAAGCCTTTGAACCTCGTCATGTGTTAACCTGCATCAGAGGCTCTTCGTGCATGCGTTTCCAGAGGGTAGGATGTTTACATGACATGAGCTATTGTTCTTTTTTGTGACCCCTTGTGAACTTGTTGACCTAGATAAATAGCATCAGTGAtcaaagctaaaaaaaacaaaaaacaaaagctaactAAACTAAATCTAATACTGAAACTAATAAATagtaaactgaaactaaacagaCATTAAAACCTAAACTGAAAGCAGCATATCAACTGTGGAAACCGACTCTGCAAATATATGGTCATTTCCCCCAAGTAAAAGTCGTTTTTATGCTGCAGTGACTTAAGTATTgtacattttaatgttttccCCCTTCCACCAATTAAAGCATGTTTTTAAGGAAGTGGGAATGCCTCAAAAGCAAAGTAGGCCACAGCAGCATATTTCATGGGAAGCAAAGCTGCTGTGTAAGCATTGGCGACTgagataaaaaatacatatctaCCTGTCACTTTATGTTTGTTATAACACAGATTGTAATGAATTTTCCATTCATTTATCTCTCCGTGTCATGTGACGAGtgtgtttgttagttttttaatGAACTTGTTCTCAAATGATTTTAGCAAAGCATTTTATTCCCTTGAGCTCTCATCAGTTGCAGCAGAGAAAGTTACTggtaatgtaaaaagaaaacaagcgaGGACGTCATAAAACAAACGTGTCTCTTTATATATCATACTGGCCACATAAACATTCACTTGATACTGAAAATCAAAGACATTAAACAGACTTTACTGAACAGACACACGCAGGATATAAAATTCACAAAAAGTGAATAAAGAAGAGTGCGTGTGCATAtttgtgtctctgtttgttTATTAAGGTGTACAACATGCCTGGCAGCCAGCGCGCTCAGATTGCATATATCGACCCTCAGCAGAGAGAGCTGATCTCGCTCTTGCTGCAGCCCCACTTGCAGCAGGCGTTGGAGAGGCCCACCACCACATCGCGGCCTTTGCGGTCAGCTTTGCGAAGCGCCTCCAGTATCTCTTCGGTGATGAATGAACGGGTGGAGCGGCTGAACGCTCCCTCCTGGTTGTCTCTGGATGCGGAGCTTGGATCTGTGTTTCTTTGAAGGAGACTCTCCACCGCAAAATTGTGATTCGAGCCCTCTGAGAGTTCATCCTGAGGGGAGGTGAAGGGGTCCTCTGAAGCATCTGTGggagtaaaaataataaagtatgAAGGAATGGGTTTCTCTTGCATCCAAGCTAAATATGTGCATTATTTGCATTTCATTATTGCTGGAGACGACATGATGGAAGGAGCGAGGGTGGGATGCCACTGGATCGTTGCCAAGTGTGCCTGGTGGGTTAGATGCTTAAATGTACATTTGGTGGTTTATAGACATAGCTCAGAATAGTAAGCGCACATCATTATAGTAAATGAAAACCAAGGCACTTTGATTCagaatatcacattttcagGCTTTCAGGGCTGAGAGCAATTACATTTTAAGCTGTAGTCATTTACTGAACAATTCATACATTTTTTTGTAAGTAATAACATAATTCAGTGGATACACTCAAATTCAATCTTAaacaatacatatatatatatatatatatatagatagatagatagatagatagatagatagatagatagatagatagatgtgaAATGCAAAAGTCACAAAAATTATAGTTAATAAGGTAAAAAACAGACAAGAACAACAACTACAATAATACTACCACTAATTataataaaaagctaaaaattAAGTAGGAGTCACTCGGTGTTTGTAATCTGATCATATGTAATCCATTGCTAGCTAACCAGCCATTCTAACCAGCCAGCCAGTCATTCTACACTTAAAATTACAGGTGATTTCCTTCCATCATTTCTCTGGATACCTCCACATGATCACAAATGAGCAGAAAAAGACCAGTTTAAATTATTTACATAGTCATGGATGGCACATTGCACGTCTCTGCTCCGCTGAacactcaaagcgctttctactacaagtgtcattcactcattcatatAGAGCTTTTATCTTTGCCTGAGTGCTTTCTGACATTCACACACTCCGACAGATGCATCAGGGCAACGTGAGTTTCAGCATCTTGCCCAACAATACTTGAGACTGAAGGAGTCAGGAATCAATCCACCGACCTTCAAACTGGTAGAAAACCTGCTCTatcacctgagccacagccacctcgATTCACAAATAGAAATTTTAAAAGTGGTTGCAAatggtaaaaaataaagtgaaatatcACCGGGCTTACCTAAACTCCTGAGTGACCGTCTCCATCGTGAACCCCCGCAAGTGAAGATGACCGCCCGGATGAACTCACGGCCACAGAGCTTCACCCCATACGTTGGGTCATCCATGGGCTGAACGCCAGCCACAAGCAGACacacagccagcaccacagCTTTCCACATAGTCGCGAGGCAAGAAGTGGGAGGAGAATATTTGGTTTAACTCGCTCCTTGCATAAGCAATGACTTTTTAGATGACCCAGGCGCGCTTTATAAAGGTGCTTGAACCCCTGAAAAGGAGGAGATGCATACTGCGCATGTAGGCCTCCTCTGAGAGAAGAACAGATCTGAACAGAAGATACAGTGGGAGACCTTTATGGAGACAAAAAGAAGACCAAAGGTGGCATAGTTAATGAGTTTGTTAGAGGAATCTATAATCTAATAGTTTAGGCAAATGTTTGTCTCTCTATATAATAAAATTACCAGACCAGAAAACCCATAATGTGTACAGATCACTGACAATGACAAACACAATTAGACTGTTATAACAAGATTACTTGATTGCTGTTTGGTGTACTAATTATAACCACTTTTATATACATATTGTATATCAAATGTGAACAAAGgttta includes:
- the rln3a gene encoding relaxin-3a; the encoded protein is MWKAVVLAVCLLVAGVQPMDDPTYGVKLCGREFIRAVIFTCGGSRWRRSLRSLDASEDPFTSPQDELSEGSNHNFAVESLLQRNTDPSSASRDNQEGAFSRSTRSFITEEILEALRKADRKGRDVVVGLSNACCKWGCSKSEISSLC